A single region of the Fusarium fujikuroi IMI 58289 draft genome, chromosome FFUJ_chr05 genome encodes:
- a CDS encoding related to thermophilic desulfurizing enzyme: MASQDQTAQQGKKKSLIVNAFVMMCSGHQSPGLWRHPEDESWRFKDTEHWVELAKLLEDAKFHGIFIADVLGGYDVYKKSLEPAIISGAQWPLTEPLAVIPAMAAATKNIGFGATVSVTYEQPYHLARRLGWNIVTGYLDSAARNLGHPVQLAHDERYAQAEEYMEVMYKLFNSSWRDDAVKLDRERGIYTDPALVRQIDHNGKYFNVPGPHVVDPSPQRTPLLLQAGASKPGKAFAAQHAEAIFTSAHAPAVCKKNIAEIRQVAKEQFGRDPNNIKVLALVTPILGRTEEEARAKYDEAKKYASTEGALSLFGGWTGMDLNQYGDDEELRQVESNAVRSTVEGYAKFSPANSKWTKHTVAEHVSLGGNGPLFVGTPSQVADSLQVWIDEADVDGFNFGYVLFPGTFKDIIELLLPELRSRGLFWDDYAVPGGSYRENFYGLPGQKYPLDEHAASKYRWAAGVPASEHKIPQ, from the exons ATGGCTTCACAAGATCAAACGGCCCAgcagggcaagaagaagagccttATCGTCAATGCCTTTGTCATGATGT GTAGTGGTCATCAATCTCCAGGACTATGGAGGCACCCTGAAGATGAGTCTTGGAGGTTCAAAGACACTGAGCACTGGGTCGAATTGGCCAAGTTGCTAGAAGACGCCAAGTTTCATGGCATCTTTATCGCTGATGTGCTGG GAGGATACGATGTTTACAAGAAGTCCTTGGAACCTGCTATCATCTCCGGAGCTCAATGGCCTCTTACAGAGCCATTGGCCGTTATTCctgccatggctgctgcGACTAAGAATATTGGATTTGGTGCCACTGTTTCTGTTACATATGAGCAGCCATATCATCTTGCTCGACG TTTAGGCTGGAAC ATTGTCACTGGTTACCTAGACTCAGCCGCTCGCAACCTTGGCCATCCAGTTCAACTTGCC CACGATGAACGATATGCCCAGGCCGAAGAGTATATGGAAGTCATGTATAAGCTCTTCAACTCATCCTGGCGCGACGACGCTGTCAAGCTGGACCGTGAGCGAGGTATCTACACGGATCCCGCCCTTGTTCGTCAAATCGACCATAACGGTAAATACTTCAACGTTCCCGGTCCTCACGTCGTGGACCCTAGCCCGCAGCGAACACCCCTCCTTCTTCAAGCAGGGGCCAGTAAGCCAGGTAAAGCCTTTGCAGCACAGCATGCTGAGGCTATCTTTACTTCTGCACATGCACCTGCAGTGTGTAAGAAGAACATTGCGGAGATCCGACAGGTTGCGAAGGAGCAGTTTGGCCGAGACCCGAACAACATCAAGGTTCTCGCTCTTGTCACGCCTATTCTTGGTAGgaccgaggaggaagccCGGGCGAAGTAtgatgaagcaaagaagTATGCTTCAACTGAAGGTGCTCTGTCACTGTTTGGTGGATGGACTGGTATGGACCTGAACCAATAcggcgatgacgaagaaCTTCGACAGGTTGAAAGTAACGCTGTTCG ATCAACTGTAGAAGGCTATGCCAAGTTCTCGCCCGCAAACTCGAAGTGGACGAAGCATACTGTCGCCGAGCATGTCAGCCTTGGAGGCAACGGACCGCTATTCGTCGGTACACCCTCTCAGGTAGCTGATAGTCTGCAAGTATGGATCGACGAGGCAGACGTCGATGGGTTCAACTTT GGATATGTCCTATTCCCGGGTACCTTCAAAGATATCATCGAGCTACTACTCCCTGAGCTTCGATCAAGGGGTCTCTTCTGGGACGACTACGCAGTGCCTGGTGGTAGCTACCGAGAGAACTTCTATGGCCTTCCTGGGCAGAAGTATCCTCTTGATGAGCATGCTGCTTCCAAGTATAGGTGGGCTGCTGGGGTGCCTGCAAGTGAGCACAAGATTCCGCAGTAG
- a CDS encoding related to allantoate transport protein, which yields MADDKAIEPAPIGADEPDSSNNSAKNAHTDVNDISKHDHHVHKDGADAALDLLNETGGISQPFDAKANKRLIRRIDTHIMPLICTVYFLQYIDKTAVSYASVTGIQQSTGLKGNEFNWVASIFFFGQLGFQFPTVRLLQVFPLAKYVSVNVTLWGVTLACMAACHNFSGLLACRFFLGALEAAIVPAWVLFTSQWYTKEEQAFRVGIWFSVCGAAQMFGGYFAYGVATHVGKDPDAALKGWQVIFLVLGLLTVVVGISFWFIMPDSPAVAGFLDKEKKAMHLERIRGNVQGIGTQTFKWAHVKEALTDSMTWLYAFWVFAANIPNSIATSFGNILVKGMGYTNEESLLLVTPLGAWEIVFLIGLTYGAMKTRQRLFFCIAGHIPAIIGAILMATTEKVPALIGYYTTGGIPIGWTTILGLQSSNVAGSTKKITVSCIGTIAYTVGNIISPHTFQARDGPRYLPAKISICIIYFLCTIDLLVMRWVFDRRNKKRDAERAALGDQYRVEENHEFLDLTDLENKEFRYEL from the coding sequence ATGGCAGATGACAAGGCAATCGAGCCAGCTCCCATCGGGGCTGATGAACCAGACTCTTCTAACAACTCGGCCAAAAATGCCCATACTGATGTAAATGACATATCAAAACATGACCATCATGTTCACAAAGACGGAGCAGATGCTGCCCTTGACTTGTTGAACGAAACGGGCGGAATCAGCCAACCCTTCGacgccaaagccaacaaaCGACTCATCCGCCGCATCGATACTCATATCATGCCTCTTATTTGTACCGTCTACTTCTTACAGTACATCGACAAGACTGCAGTTTCCTACGCGAGCGTTACTGGCATCCAACAATCAACTGGTCTCAAGGGAAACGAGTTCAACTGGGTCGCTTCGattttcttcttcggccAACTCGGCTTTCAGTTCCCTACtgttcgtcttcttcaagtatTCCCTCTCGCCAAGTACGTATCAGTCAACGTTACACTCTGGGGCGTGACGCTTGCTTGTATGGCTGCATGCCATAACTTCAGCGGCCTCCTCGCTTGTCGGTTCTTTCTGGGTGCCCTCGAAGCTGCGATTGTCCCAGCCTGGGTCCTCTTCACATCTCAATGGTACACGAAAGAGGAGCAAGCTTTTCGAGTTGGAATTTGGTTTTCCGTTTGCGGCGCCGCTCAGATGTTTGGTGGATATTTTGCTTACGGCGTTGCAACGCACGTTGGCAAAGATCCAGATGCTGCTTTGAAAGGATGGCAAGTTATCTTCCTCGTTCTCGGTCTTCTCACTGTTGTGGTAGGAATCAGTTTCTGGTTCATCATGCCCGATTCtcctgctgttgctggattcctggacaaggagaagaaagccaTGCATCTTGAGCGTATTCGAGGAAACGTGCAGGGCATTGGCACTCAGACGTTCAAGTGGGCTCATGTCAAGGAGGCTTTGACTGATAGCATGACCTGGCTATATGCCTTCTGGGTTTTTGCTGCCAACATTCCCAACTCCATTGCCACCAGTTTCGGAAATATTCTTGTTAAAGGTATGGGATACACCAATGAGGAGTCTCTGTTGCTGGTCACTCCCCTCGGGGCTTGGGAGATAGTTTTCCTGATTGGCCTGACTTACGGAGCTATGAAGACAAGACAACGACTGTTCTTTTGCATTGCTGGCCATATCCCTGCCATCATCGGAGCCATCTTGATGGCTACCACTGAAAAGGTTCCCGCCCTCATTGGATATTACACAACTGGAGGTATTCCCATTGGCTGGACCACTATTCTCGGACTTCAAAGCTCCAACGTGGCTGGCTCtaccaagaagatcaccgTCTCGTGTATCGGAACTATCGCATATACTGTCGGAAACATCATCTCACCTCACACCTTTCAGGCTCGTGATGGACCACGATATCTTCCCGCCAAAATCTCTATCTGCATTATTTACTTCCTTTGCACCATTGACTTGCTAGTCATGAGATGGGTCTTTGATCGAAGGAATAAGAAAAGGGATGCCGAGAGAGCTGCGCTGGGTGATCAGTACAGAGTGGAAGAGAACCACGAGTTTCTGGATCTGACGGATCTGGAGAACAAGGAGTTCCGTTATGAGTTGTAA